In a genomic window of Bradyrhizobium ontarionense:
- a CDS encoding non-ribosomal peptide synthetase, giving the protein MNNSFARIKELSPEQRDLLLRRLARVDPKGGEGVAKLVRRSRDSDEEAPLSFAQERQWFLDRLAPGDPAYIITGALRLIGTLSLPALHVAFDEIIRRHEMLRANFFVRDGHPAQRINPPSPFPIDIVDLTGLDTAQREAECRRRYGEEASIGFDLARDRLLRARLIRLADHEHFLIFSKHHIVSDGWSIGVLLEEIGRLYTAFVRSGEADLPDLPISYGDFARWQRQRVQGNTLEEGLSYWRRKLENPPPVLELPPDRILHSASSAERDLVGATCDRLVGPGLKLQLDRLSRQEDTTAFVTLLAGFMTLLMRCTGREDILIGSPVNGRIRLETENLVGLFLNTLALRARLSPELSFRQAIALVRNCVLDGLAHHEVPFERVVRDIDPDRSAKSHPLFEMFFNFTPSPPRLLELPGLRASFEAPVAVRSEFAMTLYVTEWEGSLELKLLYQRDRYSEARMSMFLEQFEAILREAVIDPDRLLGSFDLAAPQRGIVLPDPAVELEQPEQLSVPSAIAAWARRTPDAPAIVQGDAALSYRQLYARMVELAGHLRQKGLAAGGVVAVRGPRCPGLIVGMAGVLLAGGTLLTISPDLPERRQRLMLREAGACVLLQPDTQPVEHDWRDDMPDLALLTIDARSGAIDGIAADIDGSPSSADAARPAPHTPAYIFFTSGTTGTPKAILGSHAGLAHFLAWQRQEFAIGPADRCGQLTGISFDVVLRDIFLPLTSGARLVLPPQAVAMSSADLLRWLQDQHISMLHTVPSLAEAWLMNPTDGISLDALRHVFFAGEPLTAALVERWRSAFPSPAEIINLYGPTETTLAKCFYRVPAQPRAGVQSLGRPLPQTQMLVLTPARTMCGVGEPGEIAVRTPFRSFGYLNAPDNNARSFAANPFGGTAEDRIYLTGDRGVYRADGTLEFLGRFDDQLKVRGVRVEPMEVAATLQSCADVSTCAVLVRHDDRGEPALIAYVVPKPGVSPNVKRLREFLHQRLPPQMLPSHFVFLNELPLTANQKLDRERLPPPGEKCDDPERRYVAPRDAIELRLTQIWEELLHARVGVTDNFFELGGHSLLALRLLVNIEQNLGKKVPVAALFENPTIEGLAAHLGRQPAESQQIVKMWSAEHRLKFFLVHTGGGTVLNYVPLVRSLAANVSVFGIQARALDGDGDPHRDIAEMAADYVEKLRQLQPAGPYLLGGHSLGGVIVYEMARQLSEAGHQVALQAMFDSTLARPSDHALAGDLSRDTDTRDLAAAAKTIARFMGKQLALSLQDIRDLPLDNQITHVLTHLERADALPFGDAYKMMCNLLNVSRAHVEARRSYHPAPSAVPVTLFRVHDAGPADDSSADGDAIFRDSLGWSAVSSRPVRVFRVPGDHVTMMNEPHVGVLAESLRSCLSEAIAASGD; this is encoded by the coding sequence ATGAATAATTCCTTCGCTCGTATCAAGGAGCTCTCTCCAGAACAGCGCGATTTGCTGTTGCGCCGTCTCGCCCGGGTCGATCCGAAGGGCGGGGAGGGCGTGGCAAAACTGGTGCGCCGGTCCCGTGACAGCGATGAGGAAGCGCCGCTGTCCTTTGCCCAGGAGCGGCAATGGTTTCTGGATCGGCTCGCGCCCGGCGATCCCGCCTACATCATCACCGGCGCGTTGCGGCTGATCGGCACCTTGTCATTGCCTGCCTTGCACGTGGCCTTCGACGAGATCATCCGCCGTCACGAGATGCTGCGGGCGAACTTCTTCGTGCGGGATGGTCACCCGGCGCAGCGGATCAATCCGCCCTCGCCGTTCCCAATCGACATCGTCGACCTTACGGGTCTTGATACGGCGCAACGCGAGGCCGAGTGCCGGCGCCGATACGGTGAAGAGGCCAGCATCGGCTTCGACCTTGCGCGCGATCGCCTGTTGCGCGCGCGATTGATCCGTCTTGCGGATCATGAGCACTTCCTCATTTTCAGCAAGCATCACATCGTATCCGACGGCTGGTCGATCGGCGTGCTGCTGGAGGAGATCGGGCGCCTCTACACCGCCTTCGTCCGGTCGGGTGAGGCTGATCTTCCCGATCTGCCGATCAGCTATGGGGATTTTGCCCGCTGGCAACGTCAACGCGTCCAGGGCAACACGCTCGAAGAAGGCCTGTCCTATTGGCGCAGGAAGCTGGAAAATCCGCCGCCCGTGCTGGAGCTTCCGCCGGACCGGATCTTGCACTCGGCGTCTTCGGCGGAACGCGATCTGGTGGGAGCGACCTGCGACCGGCTGGTCGGGCCAGGCCTCAAGCTGCAACTCGACCGGCTGAGCCGGCAGGAAGACACGACGGCGTTCGTGACGCTGCTGGCCGGCTTCATGACATTGCTGATGCGCTGTACCGGACGGGAAGACATTCTGATCGGCTCTCCCGTGAACGGGCGCATTCGTCTCGAGACCGAAAACCTCGTCGGGCTGTTCCTGAACACGCTGGCGCTGCGCGCGCGGCTGTCTCCCGAGCTCTCCTTCCGCCAGGCGATCGCCCTCGTGCGCAATTGCGTGCTCGACGGACTGGCGCATCACGAAGTGCCGTTCGAGAGGGTCGTACGTGACATCGATCCCGACCGTAGCGCGAAGAGCCATCCGCTGTTCGAGATGTTCTTCAATTTCACGCCAAGCCCGCCGCGCTTGCTCGAATTGCCTGGCCTGCGTGCGAGCTTCGAAGCCCCGGTGGCGGTGCGCTCCGAATTCGCGATGACGCTCTACGTGACCGAATGGGAAGGCTCGCTCGAGCTCAAGCTACTGTATCAGCGCGATCGGTATTCCGAGGCGCGCATGTCCATGTTCCTTGAACAGTTCGAGGCGATTCTTCGCGAAGCGGTCATTGATCCCGACCGGTTGCTGGGAAGCTTCGACCTGGCCGCGCCGCAGCGCGGGATCGTGTTGCCGGATCCTGCAGTGGAATTGGAGCAGCCCGAACAATTGTCGGTCCCGTCGGCGATTGCCGCATGGGCGAGGCGCACGCCCGACGCGCCCGCGATCGTGCAGGGTGACGCGGCGCTGAGCTACCGGCAACTCTATGCACGCATGGTCGAACTGGCCGGGCATCTGCGGCAGAAGGGTCTTGCCGCGGGGGGCGTTGTGGCGGTGCGTGGGCCGCGCTGCCCGGGTCTGATCGTCGGCATGGCCGGCGTCCTTCTCGCCGGCGGTACGCTGCTGACGATCAGCCCCGATCTTCCCGAACGGCGGCAACGCCTGATGCTCCGGGAGGCGGGTGCATGCGTCCTGCTGCAGCCGGACACGCAGCCGGTCGAACATGACTGGCGCGACGACATGCCGGATCTCGCTCTCCTGACGATCGACGCGCGCAGTGGCGCAATTGATGGCATTGCCGCCGACATCGACGGATCGCCGTCCTCGGCCGACGCGGCGCGGCCTGCGCCCCACACGCCGGCCTATATTTTCTTCACGTCCGGCACCACGGGGACACCGAAAGCGATTCTGGGATCTCACGCCGGTCTCGCGCACTTCCTTGCATGGCAACGGCAGGAATTCGCGATCGGACCGGCCGATCGCTGCGGCCAGCTCACCGGAATCTCCTTCGATGTGGTTTTGCGTGACATCTTCCTGCCGCTGACATCGGGCGCCAGGCTGGTGTTGCCACCGCAAGCCGTCGCCATGTCCAGCGCCGACCTCCTCCGCTGGCTGCAGGACCAGCACATCTCGATGCTGCATACCGTGCCGTCGCTCGCCGAGGCATGGCTGATGAACCCGACCGACGGGATTTCGCTGGACGCATTACGACATGTCTTCTTTGCCGGTGAACCGCTGACCGCGGCACTGGTGGAGCGCTGGCGAAGCGCCTTTCCGTCGCCTGCAGAGATCATCAATCTCTACGGACCCACCGAGACGACGCTCGCCAAATGCTTTTACCGGGTACCAGCGCAGCCGCGCGCCGGCGTCCAGTCGCTTGGCCGTCCCTTGCCCCAAACGCAAATGCTCGTCCTGACCCCTGCGCGGACCATGTGCGGCGTCGGCGAACCCGGTGAAATCGCCGTCCGGACGCCGTTCCGCAGCTTCGGTTATCTCAACGCGCCCGACAACAACGCGCGCAGCTTCGCGGCCAATCCCTTTGGCGGCACTGCCGAAGACCGCATCTATCTGACCGGTGATCGCGGAGTCTATCGAGCGGATGGTACGCTCGAATTCCTCGGCCGCTTCGACGACCAGCTGAAGGTGCGTGGCGTCCGCGTCGAGCCGATGGAGGTCGCCGCCACGCTGCAATCTTGTGCCGATGTCAGTACCTGCGCGGTCCTGGTACGCCACGACGACCGGGGAGAACCCGCGCTGATCGCCTATGTGGTGCCGAAACCCGGCGTGAGCCCCAACGTCAAGCGGCTGCGCGAATTCCTGCATCAGCGTCTGCCGCCGCAGATGCTTCCGTCGCATTTCGTCTTCCTCAATGAGCTGCCGCTGACTGCGAACCAGAAGCTCGATCGCGAACGATTGCCGCCGCCGGGGGAGAAATGCGATGATCCGGAGCGACGCTACGTGGCGCCGCGCGATGCGATCGAACTGCGGCTGACGCAGATCTGGGAAGAGCTGCTGCACGCGCGTGTCGGCGTCACCGACAATTTCTTTGAGCTCGGCGGCCACTCGCTGCTTGCGCTGCGCCTGCTGGTGAATATCGAGCAAAACCTGGGCAAGAAGGTGCCGGTCGCTGCCCTGTTCGAAAATCCGACCATCGAAGGCCTCGCCGCACATCTCGGACGGCAGCCGGCTGAATCGCAGCAGATCGTCAAGATGTGGTCGGCGGAGCATCGGCTTAAATTTTTCCTGGTTCATACCGGCGGTGGTACGGTTCTCAATTATGTACCGCTGGTGCGAAGCCTCGCGGCCAACGTATCGGTGTTCGGGATTCAGGCCCGGGCGCTCGATGGCGATGGTGATCCGCACCGCGACATCGCCGAAATGGCCGCGGACTATGTCGAGAAGCTGCGACAGCTGCAGCCGGCCGGACCTTATCTTCTCGGCGGACATTCGCTTGGCGGCGTGATCGTCTATGAAATGGCGCGCCAGCTCAGCGAGGCCGGTCATCAGGTCGCCCTGCAGGCGATGTTCGATTCGACGCTCGCGCGTCCGTCCGATCACGCGCTCGCGGGGGATCTCTCGCGCGACACCGATACGCGCGATCTGGCGGCGGCGGCCAAGACGATCGCCCGCTTCATGGGCAAGCAGCTCGCGCTCTCGCTGCAGGACATCCGGGATCTCCCGCTCGACAACCAGATCACGCATGTCCTGACACATCTGGAGCGCGCCGACGCGCTGCCGTTCGGCGACGCCTACAAGATGATGTGCAATCTGCTGAATGTCAGCAGGGCCCATGTCGAGGCGCGGCGCAGCTACCATCCGGCTCCGTCCGCGGTGCCGGTGACGTTGTTCCGGGTGCACGATGCCGGCCCGGCGGACGATTCCTCAGCAGATGGTGACGCAATCTTTCGGGACAGCCTGGGCTGGAGCGCCGTGTCATCCCGGCCGGTGCGGGTATTCCGGGTGCCCGGCGATCACGTGACGATGATGAACGAACCGCATGTCGGCGTTCTCGCGGAAAGTCTGCGTTCATGTCTGTCCGAGGCGATTGCGGCATCGGGCGACTGA
- a CDS encoding type I polyketide synthase: protein MSVESASPAGAIAVVGLACRLPGANNADEFWSNLSQGVESITFFTPEQLEAAGIDRKVSEKPGYVAAKGVLDEADCFDAGFFGISPREAELMDPQQRVFLECAWTALEDAGCDPQRYPGAIGVVAGTILSTYLLLNVWPNRKAVETAGVFQTALGNDPTFLATRASYLFDLRGPSISVGTACSTSLMAVHLACQSLLAHESDMALAGGVSIHLPLVGGYQYEQGGILSPDGHCRPFDAAARGTVSSDGVGVVVLKRLDDAMSDGDIIRAVIRGSATNNDGNLKVGYTAPSEAAQARVISEAMAMAGIEPDTVSMIEAHAAGTLLGDPIEVAALTEAFAGYGDGRQFCAIGSVKSNIGHVDAAAGIAGLIKTVLALQHRQIPPSLHFRQANPKADLSGGPFYVNSELRSVAPGAVPMRAGVSSFGIGGSNVHVVLEEAPRRDTIANPEQPARPFELLVLSASSPAALETMSGRLAEHLETRPDGGLADVAHSLRRNRRAFAHRRFLVCRDRTEAIAALRACDPQQLTTGSSLEGRPQVTFMFSGLGDHYPGMGWELYCTELPFRRAVDRCAALLHPHMDRDIRDHLYPDRDWSNPVLAADAVVASTSGLDLRAMLACARQADEGDAAQDLPAATQPMIFVTEYALAELLRSWGVEPDAMIGYSIGEFVAACLSGVLSLPDALELVAIRGQLIQTCVKRGAMLAVPLGETDMRALLPGSVSLAAVNGPALSVASGDEAGIAELERRLVAGGISSRRLRSTHAYHSEMLQEIVAPLLATLARLALNPPKIPYVSCLTGTWITDEQATTPRYWAEHLCCTMRFHQGLCELLADSGRVLLEIGPGQSLASHAITERARVASRTNPVIPTMRWSYGRQAELAVLMRGVGLLWLAGVPVDTAPFAAGRHPRLVPLPTYPFERQRYWIDPPAGGRGIAVATKKPDIEDWFYLPCWKPSLAAPAGASATPAHTWLLFLDHGGVGRDLADQLGRGGAAVVTVAAGNAFRRDGENYVIDPRRAEDYRALLRELGKRGLAPRRIVHLWQLTHRDQAGVPSRSRFDAAQDAGYHSLIRLVQAICGERLESETRIDIVANRLCNVSGDEPLAPEKATMVGPALVAPQEHPGLICRCLDFDIPPEDIDRREPLVSQLMREICGERTEPIVAYRHGRRWVQGYEAVRMQPVAAAGSPFRERGVYLLTGGLGGIGLVMANHLAQAVRARLVLVGRSAFPERAQWDGWLAEHDIADRTSVKIRQLMALEQLGSEVLVICADVSSREAMQRVLATIDARFGELHGVIHSAGAVGVEAFREINQAGIADAEDQFAAKVHGVMTLDHVLADRPLDFCVLMSSLSAVLGGLGFAAYSAGNLFLDAFANWKNRAGTTPWISIDWESWRLADIQSVIAGLGATVNEFAMQPQEGAAACERILAYRAEGQIVVSSGDLHARLHQWVDRRPGLVPHPATAHRRPDLRASYVAPRGHLEAALADIWRDLFNVDRIGIHDDFFELGGHSLLATQLNARLSSELQVEMSLATLLQVRTIAELALTIVDAQARKVDPDMLERMLAEVGELSETRIQALLVAESHAQMTAGHE, encoded by the coding sequence ATGAGCGTCGAGAGCGCATCGCCCGCTGGCGCCATCGCGGTCGTCGGATTGGCTTGCCGGCTCCCCGGCGCGAACAATGCCGACGAATTCTGGAGCAATCTGAGCCAGGGCGTCGAGTCCATCACCTTCTTCACGCCCGAACAGCTCGAAGCGGCGGGGATCGATCGGAAGGTCTCGGAAAAGCCGGGCTATGTCGCCGCCAAGGGAGTTCTCGACGAGGCCGATTGTTTCGATGCGGGCTTCTTCGGCATCAGTCCGCGCGAGGCGGAGCTGATGGATCCGCAGCAGCGGGTGTTTCTCGAATGCGCATGGACCGCACTCGAGGATGCCGGCTGCGATCCGCAACGATATCCAGGCGCGATCGGCGTCGTCGCCGGCACCATTCTGAGCACCTATCTGCTTCTCAACGTCTGGCCCAACCGCAAGGCGGTCGAAACCGCAGGCGTGTTCCAGACCGCGCTGGGGAACGATCCGACGTTCCTGGCGACCCGTGCATCCTATCTGTTCGATCTTCGCGGGCCGAGCATCAGCGTTGGCACCGCGTGCTCGACCTCGTTGATGGCGGTGCATCTGGCCTGCCAGAGCCTGCTCGCGCATGAAAGCGACATGGCGCTGGCCGGCGGCGTGTCGATTCACCTGCCGCTCGTCGGAGGCTACCAATATGAGCAGGGCGGCATCCTGTCGCCGGACGGGCACTGCAGGCCGTTCGACGCCGCCGCCCGCGGCACGGTCTCCAGCGACGGCGTCGGCGTCGTGGTCCTGAAGCGGCTCGATGACGCGATGAGCGACGGCGATATTATTCGCGCCGTGATCCGCGGCTCCGCCACCAACAATGACGGCAATCTCAAGGTTGGATATACCGCGCCAAGCGAAGCGGCTCAGGCCCGCGTCATCAGCGAGGCGATGGCGATGGCGGGGATCGAGCCGGATACGGTGTCGATGATCGAAGCACATGCGGCGGGGACGCTGCTGGGCGATCCGATCGAGGTCGCTGCGCTGACCGAGGCCTTTGCGGGCTATGGAGACGGCCGGCAATTCTGCGCGATCGGTTCGGTCAAGAGCAATATCGGGCATGTCGATGCGGCGGCCGGCATTGCCGGCCTGATCAAGACGGTGTTGGCACTGCAGCATCGGCAGATTCCCCCAAGCCTGCATTTTCGCCAGGCCAACCCGAAGGCTGACCTGAGCGGCGGGCCGTTCTACGTCAACAGCGAATTGAGGTCGGTCGCTCCCGGCGCGGTGCCGATGCGGGCCGGCGTCAGTTCGTTCGGCATCGGCGGCAGCAACGTGCATGTCGTGCTCGAAGAAGCGCCTCGACGCGACACGATCGCCAATCCTGAACAACCTGCCAGACCGTTCGAGCTCCTCGTTCTGTCGGCGTCCTCGCCCGCCGCGCTGGAGACCATGTCCGGGCGCCTGGCCGAGCATCTGGAGACACGGCCCGATGGCGGGCTGGCGGATGTCGCTCACAGCCTGCGGCGCAACCGCAGAGCCTTCGCGCATCGGCGGTTTCTGGTCTGCCGCGATCGCACGGAGGCCATCGCAGCCTTACGGGCATGCGATCCGCAGCAACTGACCACCGGCTCGTCTTTGGAGGGACGGCCGCAGGTCACCTTCATGTTTTCCGGGCTCGGCGACCATTATCCCGGAATGGGATGGGAGCTCTATTGCACCGAGCTCCCCTTTCGCCGCGCGGTCGATCGTTGCGCCGCGCTGTTGCACCCGCACATGGATCGAGACATCAGGGATCATCTCTATCCGGATCGCGACTGGTCCAATCCGGTGCTCGCGGCCGACGCTGTGGTGGCCAGCACATCCGGCCTCGACCTGCGCGCCATGCTGGCCTGCGCGCGCCAGGCTGACGAGGGCGATGCGGCTCAGGATCTGCCCGCCGCAACCCAGCCCATGATCTTCGTCACCGAGTACGCCCTGGCCGAGCTGCTCCGCAGCTGGGGGGTCGAGCCCGATGCAATGATCGGCTACAGCATCGGCGAGTTTGTCGCTGCCTGTCTGAGCGGTGTGTTGTCGCTGCCGGATGCGTTGGAGCTGGTGGCCATCAGGGGGCAGCTGATCCAGACATGCGTGAAGCGTGGCGCGATGCTGGCCGTGCCGCTGGGCGAAACGGATATGCGCGCCTTGCTGCCCGGCAGCGTCTCGCTCGCGGCGGTGAACGGCCCCGCGCTCTCGGTCGCCTCGGGCGACGAGGCCGGAATCGCGGAACTGGAGCGCCGGCTCGTTGCGGGCGGCATCAGCTCGAGACGGCTGCGTAGCACCCATGCCTACCACTCGGAAATGCTCCAGGAGATCGTCGCACCGCTGCTTGCCACGCTGGCGCGGCTCGCATTGAATCCGCCGAAGATCCCTTATGTCTCGTGCCTCACCGGGACATGGATCACGGACGAGCAGGCGACGACACCGCGCTATTGGGCGGAGCATTTGTGCTGCACCATGCGGTTTCATCAGGGCCTTTGCGAGCTGCTCGCCGATTCCGGTCGCGTCCTGCTCGAAATCGGTCCCGGTCAGTCGCTTGCGTCTCATGCGATCACGGAGCGGGCGCGGGTCGCATCGCGGACGAATCCGGTGATTCCGACAATGCGCTGGTCGTATGGCCGTCAGGCCGAGCTCGCTGTCCTGATGCGCGGCGTCGGCCTGCTGTGGCTCGCGGGCGTGCCGGTCGACACCGCGCCTTTCGCGGCCGGTCGGCATCCGCGTCTGGTTCCGCTGCCGACCTATCCGTTCGAGCGTCAACGCTACTGGATCGATCCGCCTGCCGGTGGACGGGGCATCGCGGTCGCAACCAAGAAGCCTGATATCGAGGACTGGTTCTATCTGCCGTGCTGGAAGCCCTCGCTTGCGGCCCCCGCAGGCGCGAGCGCGACACCCGCCCACACCTGGCTGTTGTTCCTGGATCATGGCGGCGTCGGCCGTGATCTCGCCGATCAACTCGGCCGAGGCGGCGCTGCTGTCGTGACCGTCGCGGCCGGCAACGCATTTCGTCGCGACGGCGAGAATTATGTCATCGATCCGCGCCGTGCCGAGGACTACCGCGCCCTGCTGCGCGAGCTGGGCAAGCGCGGGCTGGCACCTCGGCGCATCGTGCATCTGTGGCAGCTCACCCATCGGGATCAGGCCGGCGTGCCGTCGCGATCGCGTTTCGATGCCGCTCAGGATGCCGGCTATCACAGTCTCATACGCTTGGTGCAGGCGATTTGCGGTGAGCGGCTGGAAAGCGAGACCCGGATCGACATCGTCGCCAACCGGCTCTGCAATGTCAGCGGCGACGAGCCGCTGGCGCCGGAGAAAGCCACCATGGTTGGACCGGCGCTGGTGGCGCCACAGGAGCATCCGGGCCTGATCTGCCGTTGCCTGGACTTCGATATCCCTCCCGAGGATATCGACCGCCGCGAGCCACTCGTGAGCCAGCTGATGCGCGAGATCTGCGGCGAACGGACCGAACCTATTGTGGCCTACCGTCATGGACGGCGCTGGGTCCAGGGATATGAAGCTGTCAGGATGCAGCCCGTCGCGGCTGCCGGCTCGCCATTCCGCGAGCGCGGCGTCTATCTGCTGACCGGTGGTCTTGGCGGAATCGGCCTGGTCATGGCGAACCATCTTGCGCAGGCCGTTCGGGCACGGCTGGTGCTCGTCGGCCGCTCGGCATTTCCGGAGCGCGCGCAATGGGACGGCTGGCTTGCCGAACATGACATCGCGGACCGAACCAGCGTGAAGATCCGGCAGTTGATGGCGCTCGAGCAGCTCGGATCCGAAGTGCTCGTTATCTGCGCTGACGTGTCCTCGCGCGAGGCCATGCAACGCGTGCTTGCGACCATCGACGCCCGCTTTGGCGAATTGCACGGGGTCATTCATAGCGCCGGGGCTGTCGGCGTCGAGGCCTTCCGCGAGATCAACCAGGCCGGCATCGCCGATGCGGAGGACCAGTTCGCGGCCAAGGTTCATGGCGTCATGACGCTCGATCACGTTCTCGCCGATCGGCCGCTGGATTTCTGCGTGCTGATGTCATCGCTCTCGGCCGTGCTCGGCGGGCTGGGCTTCGCCGCCTACAGCGCCGGCAATCTGTTTCTCGATGCGTTCGCGAACTGGAAGAACCGCGCCGGCACGACGCCGTGGATCAGCATCGACTGGGAAAGCTGGCGCCTTGCGGACATCCAGTCGGTGATCGCCGGCCTTGGCGCGACCGTCAATGAATTTGCCATGCAGCCGCAGGAGGGAGCCGCCGCTTGCGAGCGCATCCTGGCCTATCGCGCCGAAGGCCAGATCGTCGTGTCATCGGGGGATCTGCACGCCCGGCTCCATCAATGGGTCGATCGTCGTCCGGGCCTCGTGCCGCATCCGGCGACAGCCCATCGGCGGCCCGATCTGCGCGCGAGCTATGTGGCGCCGCGCGGGCATCTCGAGGCCGCATTGGCCGATATCTGGCGCGATCTCTTCAACGTCGATCGGATCGGGATCCATGACGACTTCTTCGAACTCGGCGGCCATTCCCTGCTGGCCACCCAGCTCAATGCCCGGCTGTCCTCGGAGTTGCAGGTCGAGATGTCGCTGGCCACCCTGCTTCAGGTGCGCACCATCGCCGAGCTGGCTTTGACCATCGTCGATGCGCAGGCCCGGAAGGTCGATCCCGATATGCTCGAACGGATGCTGGCCGAGGTCGGAGAATTGTCGGAGACGCGCATCCAGGCGCTCCTCGTTGCGGAAAGCCATGCTCAGATGACGGCGGGTCATGAATAA